From Lycium ferocissimum isolate CSIRO_LF1 chromosome 12, AGI_CSIRO_Lferr_CH_V1, whole genome shotgun sequence, one genomic window encodes:
- the LOC132040880 gene encoding uncharacterized transcriptional regulatory protein TBS1-like yields the protein MLVSSMSLLFMSAYLSLFIDHHGEEMRLLFSEPKTSMATVLQTKYGDGDDFSYGDYVFSSDESDDSYDGKIYGEMTSSEDEGPSNNGAEKSGNNKGRDDDDDDDDDNTNNNNNNNKNNNNNNSDKNNDDDKDDDKDEDDDDDDAEENDDGNDDERDQQPAKKKKKKLEKENEKGKEEQL from the exons ATGCTTGTTTCTTCAATGTCTCTCCTCTTCATG agTGCATATCTATCGTTGTTTATAGATCATCACGGAGAAGAGATGAG GTTACTTTTCTCTGAGCCTAAAACATCTATGGCGACGGTTCTACAAACTAAATATGGTGACGGTGATGATTTTTCTTATGGCGATTATGTGTTCAGCAGTGATGAGAGTGATGACTCGTATGACGGAAAAATATATGGAGAAATGACTTCTAGTGAGGATGAAGGACCTTCAAATAATGGTGCTGAAAAAAGTGGTAACAATAAAGGgcgcgatgatgatgatgatgatgatgatgataatactaataataataataataataataagaataataataataataatagtgacAAGAATAATGATGACGATAAGGATGATGATAAGGacgaagatgatgatgatgatgatgctgaaGAAAATGATGATGGCAATGACGATGAACGAGATCAGCAACcagcaaagaagaagaagaagaagctggAGAAGGAGAACGAGAAGGGGAAGGAGGAGCAGCTGTAG